From the genome of Rhizobium binae, one region includes:
- a CDS encoding O-linked N-acetylglucosamine transferase, SPINDLY family protein, with product MNSKVSFSAASRDFQAGRYTQSLATLNQLMDIQQDAKTYALLAKNLMQLGFKADAAKAYGLAGNCEGPNAYEYQKQAAKLYYETGSEDEALLIAMRNLTRAQEDAELAFIITAIYLKRQQRDIIRPFKTVLSESTNPDHLRLAALLLSDDLNDATNQTLARNLFKRFPGNHAFRFLHLVFAREFNDFEEAAKHQAVIDGALAKGDLDILRKDNPFYHLHWCGNEAFNQHATIGTTPLNRERVAFRRNQPHTWSDKIRIGYMSSDFWDRHATMKLLQRILELHDKDRFEVTLFCHTGPEYLKHNDTDRSRWGRIVDIHGFSDQAVLAVVREHNIDIMVDLKGHTSGSRAAAFNLPLAPVHVGWLGFPGSTVNIDLDYVIGDHFVLPEAAKPFYHEKFCRLPESYQPNDPMHRPKPRPVTREQLGLPEDAFIFASFNGNRKITPEVVNSWCRILKRAPNSVLWLMANSPRNQANLSKHFQAAGISPKRIIFCPRAPYEQHIDRQQAADLGIDTFPVNGHTTTSEQLWGGLPVLTVKGTNFASRVSESLLQAIDLPELVASDLQAYEDLAVELAQNPGRIAKYKARLKEKRYIAPLFDAERFCNHLEQAYETMADRARQRLAPEHMDIPALPPRTAPFGSE from the coding sequence TTGAACAGCAAAGTTTCGTTCTCTGCGGCATCCAGAGATTTTCAGGCGGGCCGCTACACACAGTCATTGGCGACGCTCAACCAGCTCATGGATATCCAGCAGGACGCCAAGACCTATGCGCTGCTCGCCAAGAACCTCATGCAGCTCGGCTTCAAAGCCGATGCCGCGAAAGCCTATGGCCTGGCCGGCAATTGCGAAGGACCGAACGCCTACGAATATCAGAAGCAGGCTGCCAAGCTCTATTACGAGACCGGCAGCGAGGACGAAGCGCTGCTGATCGCCATGCGCAACCTCACCAGGGCGCAGGAAGATGCCGAACTCGCCTTCATCATCACCGCGATCTACCTGAAGCGCCAGCAGCGGGATATCATCCGCCCGTTCAAGACGGTGCTGTCGGAAAGCACGAACCCCGATCACCTGCGCCTGGCGGCCCTGCTGCTCAGCGACGATCTGAACGACGCGACCAACCAGACGCTGGCGCGCAACCTCTTCAAGCGTTTTCCGGGCAATCACGCCTTCCGCTTTCTCCATCTTGTTTTCGCCCGCGAATTCAACGATTTCGAAGAGGCGGCCAAGCATCAGGCGGTCATCGACGGGGCCCTGGCAAAGGGCGATCTCGATATCCTGCGCAAGGACAACCCCTTCTATCATCTGCACTGGTGCGGCAACGAGGCTTTCAACCAGCATGCAACGATCGGCACGACCCCACTCAACCGGGAACGGGTCGCTTTCCGCCGTAACCAGCCGCACACGTGGTCGGACAAGATCCGGATCGGCTACATGTCGTCGGACTTCTGGGATCGTCACGCGACGATGAAGCTGCTGCAACGCATCCTCGAGCTGCACGACAAGGACCGGTTCGAGGTGACGCTCTTCTGCCATACCGGCCCTGAATATCTGAAGCACAATGACACCGATCGCAGCCGCTGGGGCCGGATCGTCGACATTCACGGCTTCTCCGACCAGGCGGTGCTGGCAGTCGTGCGCGAGCACAATATCGACATCATGGTCGATCTGAAGGGCCATACGTCAGGCAGCCGCGCGGCAGCCTTCAACCTGCCGCTGGCACCCGTGCACGTCGGCTGGCTCGGCTTTCCCGGCAGCACGGTCAACATCGACCTCGACTACGTCATCGGCGACCATTTCGTTTTGCCCGAAGCGGCAAAGCCGTTCTACCATGAAAAATTCTGCCGGTTGCCGGAGAGCTATCAGCCGAACGATCCGATGCATCGTCCGAAGCCACGTCCGGTCACCCGCGAGCAGCTCGGCCTGCCGGAAGACGCCTTCATCTTCGCCTCCTTCAACGGCAACCGCAAGATCACCCCCGAGGTCGTCAACAGCTGGTGCCGGATTCTCAAGCGGGCGCCGAACAGCGTGCTCTGGCTGATGGCGAACTCGCCGCGCAACCAGGCGAACCTGTCGAAGCACTTCCAGGCGGCAGGCATCTCGCCGAAGCGGATCATTTTCTGCCCGCGCGCACCATACGAGCAACATATAGACCGACAGCAGGCCGCCGACCTCGGCATCGATACCTTCCCGGTCAACGGCCATACGACCACCTCGGAACAGCTCTGGGGCGGCCTGCCGGTTCTGACCGTCAAGGGCACCAACTTTGCCTCACGCGTCAGCGAGAGCCTGCTGCAGGCGATCGATCTGCCCGAACTCGTCGCCAGCGATCTGCAGGCTTACGAGGATCTCGCCGTCGAGCTGGCGCAGAATCCCGGACGGATCGCCAAGTACAAGGCACGACTGAAGGAGAAGCGTTATATCGCGCCACTCTTCGACGCCGAACGCTTCTGCAATCATCTGGAGCAGGCCTACGAAACCATGGCAGACCGCGCCAGACAGCGTCTTGCCCCCGAGCACATGGACATTCCGGCGCTGCCGCCGCGCACCGCCCCGTTCGGGTCCGAGTGA
- a CDS encoding flagellar basal body-associated FliL family protein: MADADVSAGQPKKKSGPLMTIIGVAILTLLGAGGGWAVGTIVAPEIKVAKEVGEAKEAEAKKKAEEGLARISTEANNVVQLEPITSNLAYPSENWVRLEVALLFNGPPDVKVAEDIHQDILAYIRTVSLQQIEGPRGFQYLKDDIQERVDLRSQGRVSKVMFRTFVIE; the protein is encoded by the coding sequence ATGGCAGATGCAGACGTAAGCGCAGGTCAACCGAAGAAAAAATCCGGCCCGCTGATGACGATCATCGGCGTCGCTATCCTGACCCTGCTCGGCGCCGGCGGCGGCTGGGCGGTCGGCACGATCGTCGCGCCCGAGATCAAGGTCGCCAAGGAGGTCGGAGAGGCCAAGGAGGCCGAGGCCAAAAAGAAGGCCGAGGAAGGCCTGGCGCGCATCTCGACCGAGGCCAACAACGTCGTCCAGCTCGAGCCGATCACCTCGAACCTCGCCTACCCCTCGGAAAACTGGGTGCGGCTGGAAGTCGCGCTGCTGTTCAACGGGCCGCCTGACGTCAAGGTTGCCGAGGATATTCACCAGGATATCCTGGCCTATATCAGGACCGTTTCCCTCCAGCAGATCGAGGGGCCGCGGGGCTTTCAATATCTCAAGGATGACATCCAGGAACGTGTTGACCTTCGCTCGCAAGGGCGGGTATCGAAGGTCATGTTCAGGACATTTGTCATCGAATGA
- the fliP gene encoding flagellar type III secretion system pore protein FliP (The bacterial flagellar biogenesis protein FliP forms a type III secretion system (T3SS)-type pore required for flagellar assembly.) — MIRFIIFLAAMMAVPELAVAQQLPTDLLNVPVDGSVAAWIIRTFGLLTVLSVAPGILIMVTSFPRFIIAFSILRSGMGLSSTPSNMILLSLSLFMTFYVMSPTFDQAWQNGVQPLLANQINETEAVQRIAEPFRTFMAANTRDKDLALFVDLARERGQNIQTTDPIDYRVLIPAFMISEIRRGFEIGFLVVLPFLVIDLIVATITMAMGMMMLPPTSISLPFKILFFVLIDGWNLLVGSLVRSFS; from the coding sequence ATGATTCGATTTATAATTTTCCTTGCCGCCATGATGGCGGTACCGGAACTGGCGGTGGCGCAGCAGCTGCCGACTGATTTGTTGAACGTGCCGGTCGACGGCTCCGTCGCTGCCTGGATCATTCGCACCTTCGGCCTGCTCACCGTGCTTTCGGTCGCGCCGGGCATCCTGATCATGGTGACGAGCTTCCCGCGCTTCATCATCGCCTTCTCGATCCTGCGTTCGGGCATGGGCCTCTCCTCGACCCCCTCCAACATGATCCTGCTGTCGCTGTCGCTGTTCATGACCTTCTACGTCATGTCGCCGACCTTCGATCAGGCCTGGCAGAACGGCGTGCAGCCGCTGCTTGCCAACCAGATCAACGAGACCGAGGCGGTCCAGCGCATCGCCGAACCCTTCCGCACCTTCATGGCGGCCAATACCCGCGACAAGGACCTGGCGCTGTTCGTTGATCTGGCGCGTGAACGCGGCCAGAATATCCAGACCACCGATCCGATCGATTACCGGGTGCTGATCCCCGCCTTCATGATTTCCGAGATCCGCCGCGGTTTCGAAATCGGCTTCCTCGTGGTGCTGCCGTTCCTCGTCATCGATCTCATCGTCGCGACCATCACCATGGCGATGGGCATGATGATGCTGCCGCCGACGTCGATCTCGCTGCCGTTCAAGATTCTCTTTTTCGTGCTGATCGACGGCTGGAACCTGCTGGTCGGTAGCCTGGTGCGCTCGTTCAGCTGA